The stretch of DNA TCCGACAGGTCCGCCACCTCGGCCTCGCGGACCGCCATCGTCACCCCTCGCTTCGAGCCCCGGTGGCGGTCGTCGCTTCGGTGCCACGGGCGGGGGCTTCGGTGTCCCGAGCGACGAGCGCGGGGTCGGCGAGCGCCGACAGCGAGCCCGGGCCGGGACCGGCGTCTGGCAGGGCGAACTCCGCGGCGGGCGTCGACATACGTCTGCGTAGGGACTCGCCGAGCAAAAGCGAGGGGGTCCGGCGTCGGCCGGAGTGCGTCAGCCCCCCTTGATGAGCCGGACCACGCGCACGTGGTCGGCGTCGACGGGCTGGTCCGTCGGCACCGTCCGGTCGTCGACGACCACGGACACCTCGTGGGGCGAGAGGTCCAGTTGCGCCACGAGGTCGGCGTAGGTGGCGTCCCCGCCGACCGTGAGTTCGTGGGTCCCCTCGCCGGCCACCTCGACGGTCACGTCCATACCCGCGTGTACTCGCATCGCGGATTTGAGTGTGACGACCGCTGACCCCGGGGACCGTCGCGGTGAACGGTTCGTTTAAGGAGAGCCCCCGCTTCCCTCCGGTATGAGCGAGGCCGAGTCCGAGTCGCGGGCGGGACGCGAAGAGGTGTGGATCGAGAAGTACCGACCGCAGACCCTGGACGAGGTGATGGGCCACGAGGACATCGTGGGGCGACTGCAGAGCTACGTCGACCGCAACGACCTGAGCCACTTCCTGTTCAGCGGGCCGGCCGGCGTCGGGAAGACGACCTGCGCCTCGGCGATCGCCCGCGAGCTGTACGGCGAGGACTGGCAGGAGCACTTCCTCGAGCTGAACGCCTCCGACGAGCGGGGGATCGACGTGGTCCGGGACCGCATCAAGAACTTCGCCCGGACGAGCTTCGGCGGCCACGAGTACCGCATCATCTTCCTCGACGAGGCCGACGCGCTCACCAGCGACGCCCAGTCTGCGCTGCGCCGGACGATGGAGCAGTTCTCGAACAACGTCCGGTTCATCCTCTCGTGTAACTACTCCAGCCAGATCATCGACCCGATCCAGTCCCGGTGTGCCGTCTTCCGGTTCTCGCCGCTGTCGGACGACGCCGTCGCGGACGAGATCCGCCACATCGCAGCGCAGGAGGGCATCGAGATGACCGACGAGGGGCTGGACGCGCTGGTGTACGCCGCCGACGGCGACATGCGCAAGGCCATCAACGGGCTGCAGGCGGCCTCGGTCAGCGGCGACGTGGTCGACGAACAGGCCGTCTACGCCATCACCTCGACCGCCCGGCCGGAGGAGATCCACGAGATGGTCCAGTCGGCGCTGGACGGTGACTTCACCGCGGCGCGGGCGACGCTGGACCGTCTGCTCACCGAGGAGGGGATCGCCGGCGGCGACGTCATCGACCAGCTCCACCGCTCGGTGTGGGAGTTCGACGTCGACGACGCCGACGCGGTCCGCATCCTCGAACGGGTCGGGGAGACCGACTACCGCATCACCCGCGGGGCCAACGAGCGGGTCCAGCTGGAGGCGATGCTCGCCTCGCTCGCCCAGCCCGAGTGAGCGGCAGCGGCGGGCTCCCGGCCGTTCTCACGGCCGATAACTGGAGACGGAGTTTTATCCCGGTGTAGCGCCGAGGGTATCAGTAACTGAAATGTATCGACGCGAAACCGCGGGCCGGGACGAGCGCGGCCAGGTCGGCATCGGCACGCTGATCGTGTTCATCGCGATGGTGCTGGTCGCGGCCATCGCGGCCGGCGTCCTCATCAACACCTCGGGCTACCTCCAGAGCTCGGCGCTTTCGACCGGCCAGGAGTCCAGCGACTCGACGACCAACCGCGTGCAGGTCGTCAGCGCGACCGGGAGCTCGCTCTCGGACAACGAGGTCGGCGTCGTCGAGCTCGTCGTCAAGAAGAGCCCCGGCGCGGGCAACGTCGACCTCGGGCAGGCGACGATCCAGTGGGTCGGTCCCAGCGGCTCGTACTACCAGCTCGCGGAGAACGGGGCCGACGGCAGCCCCGACGGTCGGTTCGCCGTCTCGGCGGTCCAGGACGACGACAGCTCGGTGCCGGTGCTCGACGACGCCGCCGACCGCTTCACGATCACGCTGGACCTCGGGGACGCGGACACGCTCGACAACGCCGACACCTTCGGCGAGGAACTCGCCGAGGGCGAGACGGCGACGCTCCGCATCACGACCACCTCCGGTGCGGTGACGATCAAGCGGATCGTGGTCCCCGAGACGCTGTCGGGCAGCTCGGCCGTCTCGGTCTGAGGCCCCCGGACCGCCCCTTCGGAAACGTTTTACCCGCCGGTCGGCCAAGGTACCGGCAATGAGCGACCTCTCCGAGGCCTACCAACTCGACTACTTCGACGAGGCGGGGTTCACCCGCCAGGAGTGTGCGGAGTGTGGGGACGTCTTCTGGGCCCGCACGGAGCGTGCGACCTGCGGGGAACCGCCCTGTGCGGCGTACGACTTCATCGACGACCCCGGCTTCGCCGAGGAGTACTCGCTGTCCGAGATGCGCGAGGCGTTCCTCTCGTTCTTCGAGGAGCGTGGCCACACCCGTATCGACCCCTATCCCGTCGCCGCCAACCGCTGGCGCGACGACGTCTTGCTGACCCAGGCGTCGATCTACGACTTCCAGCCCCTGGTCACGTCGGGGACGACGCCCCCGCCCGCGAACCCCCTCTGTATCTCCCAGCCCTGCATCCGGATGCAGGACATCGACAACGTGGGCAAGACCGGCCGACACACGATGGCCTTCGAGATGATGGCCCACCACGCGTTCAACGCGAAGGAGGACGTCGAGGACCCCGAGGAGTACGCCTACGAGGGCGAGGTCTACTGGAAGGAGGAGACCGTCGCGTACTGCGTCGAGCTGTTCGAGGAACTCGGGGCCGACGCCGACGAACTCACGCTCATCGAGGACCCGTGGGTCGGCGGCGGCAACGCCGGGCCGGCCTTCGAGGTGATCTACGAGGGCGCGGAGCTGGCGACGCTGGTCTTCATGTCCTTAGAGCAGGACCCCGACGGCGAGTACGAGATGAAGGACGGCAACCGCTACTCGGAGATGGACACCTACGTCGTCGACACCGGCTACGGGCTGGAGCGGTGGACCTGGGTCTCCCAGGGCACCCCGACCGTCTACGAGGCGGTCTACCCCGACACGATCGACTTCCTCAAGGACAACGCCGGCGTCGAACTCACGGACGAGGAGGAGGCGGTCGTCCACAACGCCGCCAAACTCGCGGGCCGGATGGACATCGACGAGGCCGAGGACATCGAGGCCGAGCGCGACACCATCGCCGCCGAGGTGGGCGTGACCGTCGCGGAGCTGCGCGAGCTGATGGGGCCGCTGGAGGACATCTACGCCATCGCCGACCACTGCCGGACGCTGGCGTACATGCTCGGCGACGGCATCGTCCCCTCGAACGTCGGCACCGGCTACCTCGCGCGGATGGTCCTCCGGCGGACCAAGCGGCTGGTCGACGGCGTCGGCGTCGACGCGCCGCTTGACGAACTGGTCGACATGCAGGCCGAGCGGCTGGGCTACGAGAACCGCGACACCGTCCGGGACATCGTCCGCACGGAGGTCGAGAAGTACCGCGAGACCCTCGATCGGGGCGGCCGGCGCGTGCGCCAGCTGGCCGACGAGTACGCCGACCGGGACGAACCCATCCCGACCGAGGAGCTGGTCGAGCTGTACGACTCCCACGGCATCCAGCCCGACATGGTCGAGGAGATCGCGGCCGAGCGCGGGGCCGGCGTGGACGTGCCCGACGACTTCTACTCCGTGGTCGCCGAGCGCCACGGCGGCGGCGCGGCCGAGGCCGAGAGCGAGGGCGTCCCCTACGCCGACCGGCTGGCCGAGCTGCCCGACACCGACCGGCTCTACTACGAGGACCAGCAGCGGATGGAGTTCGAGGCCGTCGTCCTGGAGGTGTTCGACCGCGACGACGACCGCTACGACGTGGTGCTCGACCAGACGATGTTCTACCCCGAGGGCGGGGGTCAGCCCCCGGACCACGGGACGCTGTCGACCGACGACGTGACCGCCGAGGTGACCGACGTCCAGCGCCACGACGGCGTCATCCTGCACACGACCGACACGGACCCCGGGAAGGGGGAGTTCGTCCGCGGGCAGGTCGACGCCGCCCGCCGGAAGCGGCTGATGCAACACCACACCGCGACCCACATCGTCGTCCACAGCGCCCGGCAGGTGCTGGGCGACCACGTCCGGCAGGCCGGCGCACAGAAGGGCGTCGACTCCTCGCGCATCGACCTGCGCCACTACGAGTCGGTCTCCCGCGAGCAGGTCAAGGAGATCGAGCGGGTCGCCAACGACCTCGTACAGGACAACGTCCCCGTGACCCAGGAGTGGCCCGACCGCAACGAGGCCGAGGCCGAACACGGCTTCGACCTCTACCAGGGCGGCATCCCGGCCGGCGAGCAGATCCGGCTCATCAGGGTCGCCGATGACGTCCAGGCCTGCGGTGGCACCCACGTCGCCCGCACCGGCGACATCGGCGTCGTCAAGCTGCTGGGCACCGAGCGGATCCAGGACGGGGTCATCCGGCTGACGTTCGCGGCCGGCGACGCGGCCGTCGAGGCGACCCAGCGGACCGAGGACGCCCTCTACGAGGCCGCCGAGGTGCTGGACGTGGCCCCCGAGGAGGTGCCCGAGACGGCCGGGCGGTTCTTCGACGAGTGGAAGGCCCGCGGCAAGGAGATCGAGGACCTCAAGGAACAACTGGCCGAGGCCCGCGCCTCGGGCGGGGCCGACACCGAGGAGGTCGACGTGGGCGGCACCACGGCGGTCGTCCAGCGCATCGACGCCGACATGGACGAGCTCCGGGCCCAGGCCAACGCACTGGTCGAGCAGGGCCGGATCGCGGTGCTGGGGTCGGGTGCCGACGGCGCGCAGTTCGTCGTGGCCGTCCCCGACGGCGTCGAGGTCGACGCGGGCGAGGTGGTCGGCGAGCTGGCCGGTCGGGTCGGCGGCGGCGGCGGCGGCCCCGCCGACTTCGCACAGGGCGGTGGCCCCGACGGCGACGCGCTCGAGGACGCCCTCGCCGCCGCGCCCGAGATCCTCCGGTCGGTCGCGAACGTCTGACCCCGGCCGCCCGACGCGGCGGTCGCGGCTCGTCCCCGTCGACGGCGGCGAGACGCCGGTGACCGCGGGCGAGCGACGGCCCGTAACACCTAATTGGCAGAGCCGGCAAGCCGGGGTATGGACAGACAGCAGGTGATGGCCGTCTTTCTCGCCTTCCTGATGGTCGGCTCGGCCGTCGTCTACGGACTGGCCTTCGCGTTCCTCTAGTCCCACACGTCCGAGAGCGGGTGGCTGCCGCCCGAGCGCGACCCCGACCGCTCCCGGCGGCGGCGCGAGCTCTCGGAGACGCCCGCGACGGCCCGGTCCGGGGCGAACTCGGGCAGATCCGGCGTCGTCATCCGGGCGACCTGCTCGGCGAACCAGTCGGGGGTGTCGTGGCTCGCGCGCTCGAAGAGGTCCAGCAGCGAGGCGTCCGCGAGGTAGGTCGCGCCGTGGTCGTCGGGCGCGCGGACGACCCGCCCGCAGGCCTGGATGACCGTCCGCAGCGCCGTCCGGTAGTACCAGCCCCACTGGCCGTCCTCCAGTCGCCGGGCGACCCGGGAGTCGTTGGTGTTGGGGTAGGGGGCCTTGCAGACGACCTGCCAGCGGCAGAGATCGCCCTCCAGGTCCAGCGCCTCCTCCATCTTCACCGAGAGGAACACGTCCGGGTCGGAACTGCGCTTCCAGGCCGCCAGCGCGGCGTCGCGGCCCTCCCTGTCGTGGTCGCGCACCCTGGTTCCGACGCCCAGCTCGTCGAGCAGGTCCCGCAGTTGCTCCTGGATGGCGTAGGAGTGGCAGTGGACCAGCCCCTTCTCGTCGGGGTGGCGGGCCATCACCCGGACGAGCGTGCGGGCGATGGCCGGCAGGGTCTCCTCGCGGTGCTCGTAGGTCATCTTCCCCCGGGTCACGTCGTACAGCGGGCGGTGCTCGACGGGGAACGTGTGGGGGACCTCCACCAGGGCCACGTCGTCGGGGTCGAGGCCGACGTTGGCACAGAAGGCGTCCTTGCTCAGGATGGTCGCCGACAGCAGCGCGAACCTGTTGCCCCGCTCCCAGACGGTGTGTGAGAGGTACCGCTCGGGGTTCATCGGCTTGATCGTGACCGGACCGTCCTCGCTCTGGTCGACGACCCAGGTCGTGGCGCTGTCGGGGTCGCGGTAGTCCTCCTGGAACCACTGGAGGTCGCCCCGGAGCGTGTTCAGGGAGTCCCGCTCGGCGACCTCCTCCGGGGCCAGCTCCGCCTGTTGCCGCAGTTCCGTCAGCCGGCGCTCGGCGACGCCCTCGACGCGCTCGGCGAAGTCGACGGCGTCGTCGAGGCCGTCGAGGTCGGGCACGTCCAGCTCTCCCCACAGCGGGATGGTCTCCGGCGAGAGGTCGATGGTCGCGTACATCTCGGCCCACTCGCCCAGGCCGTGGGCCTCGTCGATCACGACCACGTCACGCTTGCCGAAGACATCGCTGCCGGCGGTCTGCATGAAGTACGCCAGCGTCATCGCGGCGATCCGGCGGTTCGAGGCGATGGCGCGGTCCGAGAAGTACGGGCACCGGTGTTTCACCTGACAGTCGAACTCCCGCTCGCGGACGCAGGGAGCCTGATTGACCGGGGTGTCGGTCTCGCCCGGGAGGATGCAGTCGTAGTTGTTCTTCCCGCGGATGACCGAGAGGTCCGAGAGCAGGTCGTCCTCGGCGACGTCGTCCAGCTGGGAGACCTGCGGCGTCGTGTAGTAGGCGTCGAAGACCTGTTCGGCGGCGGCCTCGCCGGCGGTCCGGGCACAGCCGGCGATGGCCCGCGCCAGCAGGGACTTGCCGCTGCCGGTCGGCGCGCGCACGAGGACGACGTCGTTGCCGGCCTCGAAGGCCTCGCGGACGTCCGAGAGGGCCTGCCGCTGGTTCCCGCGGTACTCGGGGGCCGGGAACTCGTCGTGGATCCGCGCCGGGTACACACCAGACGGCAACGGGTCGGCCCCTCTAAACCTTTCCAGTCGGTCGGCCGACCGTGTGCCGTGGTCACGTACACGCGGTCGTGCCAACACGACCCTCAGAACCCTTATCCCTCCACCACGTGTACGGTTGATTGCAATGGCAAACGGTAAGGTTGACTTCTTCAACGACACTGGCGGCTACGGTTTCATCTCGACTGAGGACGCGGACGAGGACGTGTTCTTCCACATGGAAGACGTCGGCGGTCCGGACCTCGAAGAGGGACAGGAAGTGGAGTTCGACATCGAACAGGCCGACAAGGGCCCCCGCGCGACGAACCTCGTCCGCAACTAACCGCCGATTTCGGGTCGCCAGTGTGCGACTCTGTCTGACGCGTTTTTCGTGCACTCGTCGGCGAGCGACGGTACCGTCCGACGCGATCGGCCGGACCGACGCTCGTCACACATAAATCCCCGTGCTGGACTGCAGGCACGGCGACGCTCGTCGACGGTTTATCGGGGTCGGGGCCGGAGTACGACGTGCCGGGGTCCCCGCCCGGCCCTCCGCGCTCTTCCCGGTCGCGCCCCCGCCCGAGGGCGCGGCACCCACCCCTCTTTCGCTCGGACACCGTCCCCGGTCGTCCTCAGGCGTGTTCGTCCGCCAGCGCCGCGACGTCCGCCGCCGTCACCTCGTCGTCGGGCAGGCGGTCGATGCAGTCGTAACAGAGGAAGTGCTCGGTACCGTCGGCGAGCTCCAGCACGATGCCTTCGGTGGGCCGGCTCTCCTGTGTCCAGATGTTGGCGATGCCGCCGGCGATGGACACCTCCGCGCCACAGCCGTCGCAGGTCCGGGAGGCCATACGACCGGTAGGGGAGCGGCCCGGTAAGGCCTTTCTTTTTGTTCCTCGGTGACATATGCCGCGGTATGGAGGTCGACTGCGAGGGGTGTGCGGGCTGCTGTGTCGACTGGCGACCGCTGAGCGACGCACCGATCGACCACGAGCGCCGCGGTCCCTTCGAGCCGCTCGACGACGCGTCCAACCTCGTCCCGCTCCGGCGCGGAGAGGTGCGGGCGTTCGTCGACGCCGGCTACGGCGACGCGCTCCGCCCCCGCCTGTGGACGACCGCGGACGACGACCGCAGCGTCACCGTCGGCGGCGTGGACCTGGCGGCCGTCGACGGCCGTCCCGTCTTCTTCGTCGGCCTGCGCAAGCCGCCGAAACCGGTCGCACCCTTCGACGCCGACCCGTCGTGGCTGCGGACCTGCGTCTTCCTCGACCCGACGACGCTCCAGTGTCGGATCCACGACGACGACCTGTACCCCGACGCCTGTTCGACCTACCCCGGCGAGAACCTCGTGCTGGACGTGGAGACGGAGTGCGAGCGGGTCGAGCGGGTCCACGGCGGGGAGCGCCTGCTGGACGACGAACCGCCGGACGTGACGCCGCTGTTCGGGCCGGCGGCGCTGGGCGAGCGGCTGTTCGCCCACCCCGAGCCGGAGCGGATCGCCGACGCCGTCGCCCGCTTTCGCGACCGGACGACGACGCGGGCGGACCGCGCGGAGTTCGTCGCCGTCGCCGCCGCGTCCAGTCCGGGGACGCTCGCGGTCGAGGACCGCCGGTACGAGCGGACCCGGGAAGCGGTGATTGATGCCGACTCCTGGGCCGGCGGAGCCATCGACGAGTGGCGTGCTCGTGCGGCCGGGCTCGGGGAGCCAGCCCCCGAACCGGACGCGGCCGAGACTGTCGAGGACGGTCGGGGTGTGCCCCCGACGCCCGGCTGGTGACGGGTCGGCGTCACCGGCCACTGCGACACTTGCTCGTATGAGTGTGCTTTAACCTCCTCCCGACCCGTGAGTGGACCATGCACGTGCTGGTGACCGGCGCGACCGGGTTCGTGGGGGGCCACCTCGTCCCCGAGCTCCTGGCGGCCGGCCACGACGTCCGCGCCCTCGTCCGGGACCCCGCGGCCTACGACGCCCCGCCCGGCGTCGAGGTGGTGACCGGGGACCTGCTGGACCCGGCGAGCCTCGCCGGCGCGTTCGACGGCGTCGACGCCGCGTTCTACCTCGTCCACTCGATGTGCGGGGGAGACGGGTACGCCGAGCGCGACCGCCGCGCCGCGCGGAACTTCCGAACGGCCGCCGACGGGGCCGGCGTCGACAGGGTGGTCTACCTCGGCGGTCTCGGCGACGACGACGACCTCCGCTCGAAACACCTCAAGTCCCGCCGGGAGGTCGAACACGTCCTGGACGAGGGCGACTACGACCTGACGACCCTGCGGGCCGCCATCGTCATCGGTACGGGGAGCGCGAGCTTCCGGCTCGTCCGCGAGCTGACCGAGCGCCTCCCGGTGATGTTCACGCCCCGCTGGGTCCGGACGGAGTGCCAGCCCATCGCCATCGACGACGTGCTGACCTACCTGCTGGGCGTCGTCGAGACCCCCGAGACGGCGGGCGAGACCTACGAGATCGGCGGCCCGGAGGTGCTGACCTACGCCGAGATCCTCCGCCGGACCGGCCGCGTGATGCACGGCCGGGAGCCGCGCATCGTCCCCATCCCGATCATCAGCCCGCGGCTCTCGGCGCTGGCAATCGCGGCGACCACGGACGTCCCCTCGACGGTCGCGCGGGCGCTCATCCACGGGCTGAAGACGCCGGTGGTCGTCCGCGACGACCGCATCGACGACGTCGTCCCGGTGTCGCCGACCCCCTTCGAGACGGCCGTCGAGCGCGCGCTCGACGGGACGCGGCCGGACGGCGGCGTTCGCGAACGGGCCGACGAGCTCGTCGCCGACGGGGGCCGGCGATGAGCGGCGAGAGCCCCCACCCCGACTACGGCGAGACCTGGGTGTACGAGAGCATCGTCGGGGCGCTGCCGGGGATCAATCTGCCGACGTGGGCGGCACTGGCGATCCAGCTCGTCGTCTTCGAGACGGCCGTGATCGCGATGGCGTGGTACTACGACGTCTGGAACGCCGCCATCGCGGCGACGGCCGTGATCTTCGTCGCCACCGTCGGCAGCGTGGAGATGCTGCGCATCAGCACGCTCATCCGCCGGATCGACGTCCCGCCGACCTACCGGGCGCTGCTGTTCTCCTCGAACATGGAGGTCGTGCTGTCCGTGCTGGCCTACATCGCGATGCTGACCCACCTGTTCGTCTTCGACCCGAAGGTCGCCGACACGCCGCTGGTGCAGACGCTGTTCGGGCCGGACCCGCCCGTGCTCGTGGTGTATCTCACCCTGCTCATCCTCTGGGACGTCTGTTACCGCATCGGCACCGGCTGGTGGGCCAGCGTCACCGGGCTCTGGCGGTCGCTGCGCTTCCAGTTCGACCCACAGACCGCGCGGGTGTTCGTCCGGGCGGACCTGGAGACGTGGGGCTTCGGCGTCCTGCAGCTCGTGTTGGTCCCGTTCGTGCTGGACCAGCGGGTGCTGCTGGCGGCGCTTTTGGCCCACGTCGCAGCCGTCACGGTGGTGACGGGGCTCTCCGTGGCGCTGCTACACGTCCGGTCGAGAACTCCCGACGCTACTCGGAGTTGATCTGTTTGAACTGGTCGAGTAGCTCGTCGGTCGACTCGCCACCGTCGTAAGAGACGTCGCCTTCGTAGGTCGTTCGGTCGTCGTCCTCCGACAGGTCGACCTCGGCGTTCTTGCGCTCACGCCGCTCGTGTTCGTCGTCGTCGTACGCTCCCATCGACATAGGTTACCACACCTCAACTAGCGTGGTAGTACGTATCAATGTAACGGTGGCGGCCACCCGGGCCGCTCGGCCCCGCTCCGTGCCCGCTGCCGGCGTTCCGGCCGGGTCGGCGGCAGGCGGAACGCCCAAGCACCGTGGCCGCCTACACGCACTCGTGGCTGGCCCGCTTCGATTCAGATACTCGACCGAGCGCTGGAGCGAGGACCGCGTCCGGCGCGACCTCCTCTCGCCGCTGGACGACGCTTTCGGTGCCGAACTCACCGGCCCCTGGTACGCCCCGCCCGACGGCTGGGCGGCCCGGCGGCTGGAGATGGACAACGGCGACCTCGCGCTGTTCTGCTGGAACGGCCAGGCCGCCTACTGGCTGGGCAACACCGAGACGCCCGAGCCGCTGTGGCGGACGAACAAACGGACCTTCGACGAGGCCCCCGACGACATCGCCGAGTGGGGCCAGCGCGAACTGCGCGGCCAGCTCGCCGTCGAGGCCCCCTGGCTCACCGAGTACGAGGCACTCGCGGACTTCTTCCTCCCGGTGCTGCTCTCGAAGGACGGCCGCGAGTCCACCCGGAAGTTCTTCCGGGACCACGCCGCGGGCTTCCCGGACGCCGACCGCGACGCCAGCCTCTCGTTCTACGACGACTTCCTTTCGACGGGCGTGCTGGACGACCACCGCTACACGATGGCGAGCAAACTGGGGACCAGCCAGGGGTTCGACCTCACCCGGATGCGGGCGACGATGGGGGAGTTCAACGCCGCGAAGCTGCTGGTCGACGCCGGCAACGACATCGTCCCCGAGGTGGAGCTGGACTCGGGCCACTCCGTCGACTTCCGGGTCGACGACACCCTCGTCGAGGTGACCCGGCCCCGGCCGCCGACCCGGCGACAGGCCAACACCGCCGTCGGCGCGCTCAAGGCGTCGGGCGACGCCAAGACCCGCGACCAGCTGGCGGCCCACCCCGGCGCGGTGCTGGCCGTCGACTGCACCTCCTTCCGGGACGACGAGTGGCGGCGCGTGCTCGGCGAGCAGCCCAGCGTCGGCTACGAGCCGCTCGTCGTCTTCCGGTACCGCCCCGACGGGACCGTCGACGGGTACTCCCGCGGGTCGGTCCCGTTCGCACTGCCGTTCTAGAACCGAGGGGCGCGGGTCCTGCCGCGCCGGTCGTCCGCACCGCCGGGAGTGGAAATCCACCTCTGGCGAAACGCTCAGTAGTTGACAGGGGCGGCGTGACCGATACAGAGAGTTGGTTCAGCACGACGGACAGGTTCTATTCATAGACGACAATCTGAATCCGGTGTGCAGTCGGTGTGCGTATCTATCGGTTTGCAGTATATTATTTACAGCCGAAATTATCCCCACCGCGTATTACTGATCACACTTATGATAACGCTTGCAGTCGTTTTCGTGTTGACCAGTAGTAGCCACCCAGATAGACGACATTCCCCACAATCAGTAGTACTGGGTCAAATGCACTGATACTGATCTCAATATCCCCTGTCACGATAACCTGCTGAAAGAGTTCAAAATTGTAGAGCTGTGCACCGGCAACAGCGAGAACTACTCCAATAACCATCGGAACGAACATCGGCGTGGTTTCATACGCACGGGAGTCAATAGACGCAAACTTGAACCCGAGACCAAGTATTGATAGTATACCAACAGAAAGTGTCCAGACCAGCGTAAGGTCGTACGTGCGTGAGACGAAGACTGGACCGAGAACAACTACCCAGATAGCTCCCCATCCCGCGATAAGCAAGACCGCAAAAACGATCGTAGCTCGACGGAGTCGGCGTTTGATTGTACTCGCGAGACTAGTGGACCCGGTGCTAGTCACGAACCGAACGATTTTCGACAGGAATCGGGTAGCAGCGACTCCCTCAAGCCATCGACCTGCGAGCAGCAGCCCGGCCGCAGCGATATATGTGTATTCGAAGTATAGCGGAACCAGGAGCAACCCGATTCCAAGCGTGATAAAGGCAACCAGGAGTCCACTAAGCGAGATCGATGCTGAATCACTCCCACGAATGATCGACCACGCCATCGAGAGGAACATAAACAGAAGGCCAACAGCAAGTAGTGCAGGCCCCAACCACGCTGGAACGTAATCGACGATCCACGCGAGTTGGAGCGGCAAGGCGATCCCAGTAGTCATCGTACCACCAAGAGG from Haloarcula litorea encodes:
- a CDS encoding NAD(P)H-binding protein yields the protein MHVLVTGATGFVGGHLVPELLAAGHDVRALVRDPAAYDAPPGVEVVTGDLLDPASLAGAFDGVDAAFYLVHSMCGGDGYAERDRRAARNFRTAADGAGVDRVVYLGGLGDDDDLRSKHLKSRREVEHVLDEGDYDLTTLRAAIVIGTGSASFRLVRELTERLPVMFTPRWVRTECQPIAIDDVLTYLLGVVETPETAGETYEIGGPEVLTYAEILRRTGRVMHGREPRIVPIPIISPRLSALAIAATTDVPSTVARALIHGLKTPVVVRDDRIDDVVPVSPTPFETAVERALDGTRPDGGVRERADELVADGGRR
- a CDS encoding DUF7530 family protein, giving the protein MSGESPHPDYGETWVYESIVGALPGINLPTWAALAIQLVVFETAVIAMAWYYDVWNAAIAATAVIFVATVGSVEMLRISTLIRRIDVPPTYRALLFSSNMEVVLSVLAYIAMLTHLFVFDPKVADTPLVQTLFGPDPPVLVVYLTLLILWDVCYRIGTGWWASVTGLWRSLRFQFDPQTARVFVRADLETWGFGVLQLVLVPFVLDQRVLLAALLAHVAAVTVVTGLSVALLHVRSRTPDATRS
- a CDS encoding DUF5786 family protein; this translates as MSMGAYDDDEHERRERKNAEVDLSEDDDRTTYEGDVSYDGGESTDELLDQFKQINSE
- a CDS encoding DUF5784 family protein — protein: MAGPLRFRYSTERWSEDRVRRDLLSPLDDAFGAELTGPWYAPPDGWAARRLEMDNGDLALFCWNGQAAYWLGNTETPEPLWRTNKRTFDEAPDDIAEWGQRELRGQLAVEAPWLTEYEALADFFLPVLLSKDGRESTRKFFRDHAAGFPDADRDASLSFYDDFLSTGVLDDHRYTMASKLGTSQGFDLTRMRATMGEFNAAKLLVDAGNDIVPEVELDSGHSVDFRVDDTLVEVTRPRPPTRRQANTAVGALKASGDAKTRDQLAAHPGAVLAVDCTSFRDDEWRRVLGEQPSVGYEPLVVFRYRPDGTVDGYSRGSVPFALPF